A single region of the Solwaraspora sp. WMMD791 genome encodes:
- a CDS encoding HNH endonuclease family protein, translated as MARRTISAAVAATVAALVALTLTTVPAQATPPNIPSYSTAVSRLNSLTVAAETNQSSYDRSLFPHWITITGSCNTREQVLKRDGTNVVVNSSCAATSGTWYSPFDGATWTAASDVDIDHMVPLAEAWRSGAHAWTTARRQAYANDLGGPELWAVTDNVNQAKGDKDPADWQPPLASFRCTYARAWIQVKWYYGLTVDSAEKSALSGMLATC; from the coding sequence ATGGCCCGCCGTACCATCAGCGCCGCCGTCGCCGCGACGGTCGCCGCCCTCGTCGCCCTCACCCTGACCACCGTCCCCGCCCAGGCCACTCCGCCGAACATCCCGTCCTACAGCACCGCGGTGAGCCGGCTGAACTCGCTGACCGTCGCCGCCGAGACGAACCAGTCCAGTTACGACCGGTCGCTGTTCCCGCACTGGATCACGATCACGGGTTCCTGCAACACCCGCGAGCAGGTGCTCAAGCGTGACGGCACGAACGTGGTGGTCAACAGCAGTTGCGCCGCGACCTCCGGCACCTGGTACAGCCCGTTCGACGGGGCCACCTGGACCGCCGCCTCCGACGTCGACATCGACCACATGGTGCCGCTGGCCGAGGCGTGGCGCTCCGGTGCCCACGCCTGGACCACCGCCCGGCGGCAGGCGTACGCCAACGACCTCGGCGGGCCGGAGCTGTGGGCGGTGACCGACAACGTCAACCAGGCCAAGGGTGACAAGGATCCGGCCGACTGGCAGCCGCCGCTGGCGTCGTTCCGCTGCACGTACGCCCGCGCCTGGATCCAGGTGAAGTGGTACTACGGGCTGACCGTGGACAGCGCGGAGAAGTCCGCCCTGTCCGGCATGCTCGCCACCTGCTGA